In Longimicrobium sp., the genomic window GCCCGGAGCGCAGCGGAGGGACACGCCCAAAACCGCAGTGCGTTAGTGCGTTAGTGCGAAAGTAGAGGAATAGAAGGCGATCCCGGGGGAGCGCCTGGTGCACGACGCTCCCCCGGGATCATCAGGCCGACGACGCTGCCAATCCGCCTCGCTACGGTGGGACGCTACGTGCCTAGCACTGGCCGTCGCGCTTGCGCTTGGGCGTGCAGGGGGTGGTGGGACCGCGCTTCCCCTTGATCGCCTCGGGTACGAGGACGCGGCTGTAGAGCAAGTGGCTGTTCGCCGTGTGGAAGTTGTTGAGCGTCGTCGGCTTGATGATGTTCTGCGTGGCGCCCTGCACCAGGACGTCGCGCACCTGCTGCGGCGTGGCGCCGGGGGACTGCTCCAGCACCAGCGCGGCGGCGCCGGCCACGTGCGGCGAGGCCATGGAGGTGCCGCTCAGCACGTCGGTGTCGCTGGGGCCGGTGTTGTACGCGGAGGTGATGCTGGAGCCGGGCGCGAAGAGGTCCACGCACGCGCCGTAGTTGGTCCACGTGGTGCGCGTGTCGGTGTTGTTGCTGGCGGCCACGGTGATGGCCTCGGGGACGTTGGCGATCGGGAACATGCAGGCGTCGGCGCCCACGGTGCCGTTCCCCCACCCGTTGCCGGCGGCCACCACCACGGTGATCCCCGAGGCGATCATGCCGCGCACGGCGTCGTCGACGGGGCCGTTGGTGCCGAGCGTCTTGGTGGGCACCACGTCGCCCAGCGACATGTTGACAACGGCGGGGAGCGTGGCGGTCTTCGCCACCCAGTCCATCCCCGCGATCACGTCGGCGTCGGAGCCGTAGCCGGCGCAGTTGAGCACGCGCACGGCCACCAGGCGCACCTGCTTGGCCAGCCCGTACGTCCTGCCGCCGATGGTGCCGGAGACGTGGGTGCCGTGCCCGTGGCAGTCGTTCGGGGCCGGCAGGAGCAGCGGGTCGACGGGGTCGGCGGTGTACGCGTCGAAGCCGGGCGTGGCGCGGCCCTCGAACTCCTCGTGGTCGAAGCGGATGCCGGTGTCGATCACGTAGGCGGTGACGCCCGCGCCGCTGAACTGGTAGCTGTAGGTGCCGTCGACCGGGAGCAGGCGCTGGTCGACGCGGTCCAGCCCCCAGGTGGCGTTCGCCTGCGTGGTGACCGTGGGCCCGCCGAGCGCCCGGAACTGCCGCTGCACGCTCACCTTCAGCACGCGCGGGTCGGCGGTGAGCGCCTGCACGGCGGCGTCGGGGATGGCGCCCGCGAAGCCGTTCAGCAGGTGCTCGTAGACGTACTTCGGCTGGATGCCGAAGTCGCGGGCGACGGCCAGCGCGTCGGCGCCCCAGTCCACCGCCACGATGTACTGGCCGGGGATCGACCCGTCTTCGGCGACGAGGAGCGGCGACGGGGCGGACGGCTGCAGCGACGGCGTGAGCGGCGCGTCGGAGTCGCCGCAGGCGGCAACGCCCAGCACGGCGAGGAGAAGCAGGGAGCGGCGCATGGTTTCCGACCTCCGGTTCTGGAATCGAGGCGAACGTCGGCTCCGCGGAAGAGCAAACTCCGCTCACGCGGCACAATTTTGGTTAACTATAGACATGACAAATACTTAGATTTCAGGGGCAGATTCCGCATGCACCAAATCTGCACTATTGTCGTGAGATTTTCGAAGCGGG contains:
- a CDS encoding S8 family serine peptidase; translation: MRRSLLLLAVLGVAACGDSDAPLTPSLQPSAPSPLLVAEDGSIPGQYIVAVDWGADALAVARDFGIQPKYVYEHLLNGFAGAIPDAAVQALTADPRVLKVSVQRQFRALGGPTVTTQANATWGLDRVDQRLLPVDGTYSYQFSGAGVTAYVIDTGIRFDHEEFEGRATPGFDAYTADPVDPLLLPAPNDCHGHGTHVSGTIGGRTYGLAKQVRLVAVRVLNCAGYGSDADVIAGMDWVAKTATLPAVVNMSLGDVVPTKTLGTNGPVDDAVRGMIASGITVVVAAGNGWGNGTVGADACMFPIANVPEAITVAASNNTDTRTTWTNYGACVDLFAPGSSITSAYNTGPSDTDVLSGTSMASPHVAGAAALVLEQSPGATPQQVRDVLVQGATQNIIKPTTLNNFHTANSHLLYSRVLVPEAIKGKRGPTTPCTPKRKRDGQC